In Gossypium raimondii isolate GPD5lz chromosome 12, ASM2569854v1, whole genome shotgun sequence, a single window of DNA contains:
- the LOC105764684 gene encoding eukaryotic translation initiation factor 5A, with protein sequence MSDEEHHFESKADAGASKTYPQQAGTIRKNGYIVIKNRPCKVVEVSTSKTGKHGHAKCHFVGIDIFTGKKLEDIVPSSHNCDVPHVNRTDYQLIDISEDGFVSLLTDSGDTKDDLRLPTDDNLLKQIKDGFAEGKDLVVSVMSAMGEEQICALKDIGPK encoded by the exons ATGTCGGACGAGGAGCACCATTTCGAATCCAAGGCCGACGCCGGCGCCTCTAAAACCTATCCTCAGCAGGCCGGTACTATCCGCAAGAACGGCTATATCGTCATAAAAAACCGCCCATGCAAG GTTGTTGAAGTTTCCACCTCCAAGACTGGGAAGCATGGTCATGCTAAGTGTCACTTTGTCGGAATCGACATCTTCACTGGCAAGAAACTGGAAGATATTGTTCCATCTTCCCACAACTGTGAT GTTCCACATGTCAATCGTACTGATTACCAGTTGATTGACATTTCTGAGGACGGATTT GTGAGTTTGCTGACTGACAGTGGAGACACCAAAGATGATTTGAGGCTTCCAACTGATGACAACTTGTTGAAACAG ATAAAGGACGGTTTTGCTGAGGGGAAAGACCTAGTTGTGTCTGTAATGTCGGCAATGGGTGAAGAACAGATCTGTGCTCTCAAGGACATTGGTCCAAAGTAG